The following are encoded in a window of Pseudomonas sp. St316 genomic DNA:
- a CDS encoding efflux transporter outer membrane subunit, translated as MKAHLTLLAAGLLLAACGTPLSAPDSGLQPPPAWQSLDTPGTRADNQQWWTHFGSPQLNRLIEQARLDSHDLAAAMARVRQAQASAVIAGAPLLPEIRAGLNGNRQELLRGKGYSQLDVDRDNRTIDYYDANLSATYELDFWGGKRAARDSALKTLSASQFDRATVELTLLSGVANSYTQALSLREQQRIAEHNLDNAQRVLDLVQTRYDAGSATALELSQQKSLVAAQQRRVPQVQQQARDALITLAALLGQPVQSVRLDAENFDRLHWPSIDAGVPSDLLRRRPDIAAAEARLAAAQADITVARAAMLPTLTLGLSLGTGADIADQLLRNNVYNLSAGLAAPIFNNGRLKAERDRVTARQEELLALYRTAIINGFADVEKALNGIHGLDQQQQWQSEELHQAQTAFDIAQRRYQAGAEDLLTVLETQRTLYAAQDMNVQLRLARVQASVALYRALGGGWRVM; from the coding sequence ATGAAAGCGCACCTGACCCTCTTGGCCGCCGGTCTTTTACTGGCGGCCTGCGGTACCCCGTTGTCGGCACCAGACAGCGGCCTCCAACCGCCACCGGCCTGGCAAAGCCTCGACACACCTGGCACCCGAGCGGATAACCAGCAATGGTGGACGCACTTCGGCAGCCCACAATTGAACCGTTTGATCGAGCAAGCGCGCCTGGACAGCCACGACCTCGCCGCCGCCATGGCCCGGGTGCGCCAGGCCCAGGCCAGTGCCGTCATTGCCGGTGCGCCACTGCTGCCGGAAATCAGGGCCGGGCTCAACGGCAATCGCCAGGAGTTGCTGCGTGGCAAGGGCTACAGCCAGCTGGACGTCGACCGGGACAACCGCACCATCGACTACTACGACGCCAACCTCAGCGCCACGTATGAGCTGGATTTCTGGGGTGGCAAACGGGCGGCCCGGGACAGTGCGCTGAAGACGCTGTCGGCCAGCCAGTTCGACCGCGCGACCGTGGAATTGACCCTGCTCAGCGGCGTTGCCAACAGCTACACCCAGGCCTTGTCCCTGCGCGAGCAACAGCGCATCGCCGAACACAACCTGGACAACGCCCAACGGGTGCTCGACCTGGTGCAGACCCGTTACGACGCCGGCAGCGCCACGGCCCTGGAACTGTCCCAGCAAAAAAGCCTGGTGGCAGCCCAGCAACGCCGCGTGCCCCAGGTGCAGCAACAAGCCCGGGACGCCTTGATCACCCTGGCGGCGCTGCTGGGGCAACCGGTGCAATCGGTGAGGCTAGATGCTGAAAATTTCGACCGTTTGCACTGGCCGTCCATCGACGCCGGAGTCCCCAGCGACCTGCTGCGCCGTCGCCCAGACATCGCCGCCGCCGAAGCCCGCCTCGCCGCCGCCCAGGCCGACATCACCGTGGCCCGCGCCGCCATGCTGCCCACCCTGACCCTGGGCTTGAGCCTGGGCACTGGCGCCGACATCGCCGACCAGTTGCTGCGCAACAACGTCTACAACCTCAGCGCCGGCCTCGCCGCACCGATCTTCAACAACGGCCGCCTGAAGGCCGAACGAGACAGGGTCACCGCCCGCCAGGAGGAACTGCTGGCGCTCTATCGCACCGCCATCATCAACGGCTTCGCCGACGTCGAAAAAGCCCTGAACGGCATCCACGGCCTGGATCAGCAACAGCAGTGGCAAAGCGAAGAACTGCACCAGGCCCAGACCGCCTTCGACATCGCCCAACGCCGCTACCAGGCCGGCGCCGAAGATTTGCTCACGGTGCTGGAAACCCAACGCACGCTGTATGCCGCCCAGGATATGAACGTGCAACTGAGATTGGCGCGGGTGCAGGCGAGCGTGGCGTTGTACAGGGCGTTGGGTGGGGGTTGGCGGGTGATGTAG
- a CDS encoding MacB family efflux pump subunit → MSTPLIELRDIRKAYGGGDSPRVEVLRGIDLSIHAGEFLAIVGASGSGKSTLMNILGCLDRPTHGEYRFAGEDVAHLGSDELAWLRREAFGFVFQGYHLIPSGTAQENVEMPAIYAGTSAAERHARASALLERLGLASRTGNRPHQLSGGQQQRVSIARALMNGGHIILADEPTGALDSQSGIEVMALLDELASQGHVVILITHDREVAARAKRIIEIRDGLIISDSTSALPSDVPANPKALQAVDLRQRLSAGSEHTGAWKGELLDAVQAAWRVMWINRFRTALTLLGIIIGVASVVVMLAVGEGSKRQVMAQMGAFGSNIIYLNGTAPNPRATKGIISEQDLAALAALPEVQRIMPVNGAEASVRFGNLDHTSYVGGNDTNFPLIFNWPVVQGHYFSEADERSAAAVAVIGHKVRQKLFKDVADPIGRYILIENVPFQVVGVLAEKGASSGDSDADNRVAVPYSAASVRLFGSRHPEYVVIAAKDAGKVKQAEQAVSRTLLRLHNGKQDFELTNNAAMIQAEARTQGTLSLMLGAIAAISLLVGGIGVMNIMLMTVRERTREIGIRMATGARQRDILRQFLTEAVMLSVVGGLAGIGLALLVGGALLLGKIAVAFEWLAVFGAFGCALVTGVVFGFMPARKAARLDPVAALTSE, encoded by the coding sequence ATGAGCACACCCCTGATCGAACTGCGGGACATTCGCAAGGCCTACGGCGGTGGCGACAGCCCTCGGGTGGAAGTGCTGCGCGGCATCGACTTGTCCATTCACGCGGGGGAATTCCTGGCGATTGTCGGCGCGTCCGGTTCCGGCAAATCGACCTTGATGAACATCCTCGGTTGCCTCGACCGCCCCACCCACGGCGAGTACCGTTTTGCCGGCGAAGACGTCGCCCATCTGGGCAGCGATGAATTAGCCTGGCTGCGGCGCGAAGCGTTCGGCTTCGTGTTCCAGGGCTATCACCTGATCCCCTCCGGCACCGCCCAGGAAAACGTCGAGATGCCGGCCATCTACGCCGGGACCTCGGCCGCCGAGCGCCACGCCCGAGCAAGCGCCCTGCTCGAACGCCTGGGCCTGGCCAGCCGCACCGGCAACCGTCCCCATCAACTGTCCGGCGGCCAGCAGCAGCGGGTGTCGATTGCCCGGGCCTTGATGAACGGCGGTCACATCATCCTCGCCGACGAACCCACCGGCGCCCTCGACAGCCAGAGCGGCATCGAGGTCATGGCCTTGCTCGACGAACTGGCGAGCCAGGGCCATGTGGTGATCCTGATCACCCACGACCGCGAAGTGGCGGCCCGGGCAAAGCGCATCATCGAGATCCGCGACGGACTGATCATCAGCGACAGCACCAGCGCTTTGCCGAGCGACGTGCCAGCCAACCCAAAGGCCCTGCAGGCCGTCGACCTGCGCCAGCGCCTGAGTGCCGGCAGCGAACACACCGGCGCCTGGAAAGGCGAGTTGCTCGACGCGGTGCAGGCGGCGTGGCGGGTGATGTGGATCAACCGTTTCCGCACCGCCCTGACCTTGCTCGGCATCATCATCGGCGTGGCCTCGGTGGTGGTGATGCTGGCCGTGGGCGAAGGCAGCAAGCGCCAGGTCATGGCCCAGATGGGCGCCTTCGGCTCGAACATCATCTACCTCAACGGCACCGCGCCCAACCCGCGCGCCACCAAAGGCATCATCAGCGAACAAGACCTGGCCGCCCTCGCCGCCCTGCCCGAGGTGCAGCGGATCATGCCGGTCAACGGCGCCGAAGCCAGCGTGCGCTTCGGCAACCTCGACCACACCAGCTACGTGGGCGGCAACGATACGAACTTCCCGCTCATTTTCAATTGGCCAGTGGTCCAGGGCCATTACTTCAGCGAGGCCGATGAGCGTAGCGCGGCGGCAGTCGCAGTGATCGGTCACAAGGTCCGGCAGAAACTGTTCAAGGATGTCGCCGATCCCATCGGTCGCTACATCCTGATCGAGAACGTGCCGTTCCAAGTGGTCGGCGTATTGGCCGAGAAAGGCGCCAGCTCCGGGGACTCCGACGCCGACAACCGTGTCGCGGTGCCCTACTCCGCCGCCAGCGTACGGCTGTTCGGCAGCCGTCATCCCGAGTACGTAGTGATCGCCGCCAAGGACGCGGGCAAGGTCAAGCAAGCCGAGCAAGCCGTCTCCCGAACGCTGTTGCGCCTGCACAACGGCAAGCAGGATTTCGAACTGACCAACAACGCCGCGATGATCCAGGCCGAGGCGCGCACCCAGGGCACGCTGTCGCTGATGCTCGGCGCCATCGCGGCGATTTCGTTGTTGGTGGGCGGCATCGGGGTGATGAACATCATGCTCATGACCGTGCGCGAACGCACCCGCGAGATCGGTATCCGCATGGCCACCGGCGCCCGGCAGCGCGACATCCTGCGCCAATTTCTCACCGAAGCAGTGATGCTCTCGGTGGTCGGCGGGCTCGCTGGCATCGGCCTGGCCCTGCTGGTGGGCGGTGCCTTGTTGCTGGGCAAGATCGCCGTGGCGTTCGAATGGCTGGCGGTGTTCGGTGCCTTTGGTTGCGCCCTGGTCACGGGCGTGGTCTTCGGTTTCATGCCAGCCCGCAAGGCGGCCCGCCTCGACCCGGTCGCGGCCCTTACCAGTGAATGA
- a CDS encoding efflux RND transporter periplasmic adaptor subunit, with the protein MKRPRPTRRAWLLTFALLPAVAFAAWQAVAPSHAPLVTAPVTRGDIENSVTALGTLQPRRYVDVGAQASGQIQKIHVEAGDEVREGQLLVEIDPSTQKARLDAGRFSIENLKAQLQEQRAQHDLAQQKSRRQQQLKAGGATREEDVQTAQAEVRATQARIDMFQAQIRQAQASLRSDEAELGYTRIYAPMSGTVVAVGAREGQTLNAQQQTPLILRIARLSPMTVWAEVSEADIGHVKPGMTAYFTTLAGGSRRWSSTVRQILPVPPRPLEASQGGSPSGGRSGSERVVLYTVLLDVDNADRALMTDMTAQVFFVAAQAKDVLTVPSAALQDAGQVRVLADNGDVQPRTVRTGVSDRLRTEIVDGLSEGDRVLIGPATGSGG; encoded by the coding sequence ATGAAACGTCCCCGCCCTACCCGACGCGCCTGGCTTCTCACCTTCGCCCTGCTTCCGGCCGTGGCTTTCGCCGCCTGGCAAGCGGTCGCGCCAAGCCACGCGCCCCTGGTCACCGCGCCCGTCACCCGTGGCGATATCGAAAACAGCGTCACCGCCCTGGGCACCCTGCAACCGCGGCGTTATGTCGACGTGGGTGCCCAGGCGTCCGGGCAGATCCAGAAGATTCATGTGGAAGCCGGCGACGAGGTGCGCGAAGGCCAGCTGCTGGTCGAAATCGACCCGTCCACACAAAAAGCCCGGCTCGACGCCGGGCGTTTTTCAATCGAGAACCTCAAGGCCCAGCTCCAGGAACAGCGTGCCCAGCACGACCTGGCGCAGCAGAAATCCCGCCGCCAACAGCAACTCAAGGCCGGCGGCGCCACCCGCGAGGAAGACGTGCAGACTGCCCAGGCCGAAGTGCGGGCGACCCAGGCGCGCATCGACATGTTCCAGGCCCAGATCCGCCAGGCCCAGGCCAGCCTGCGCAGCGACGAGGCCGAGTTGGGCTACACGCGCATCTATGCGCCAATGAGCGGCACCGTGGTCGCCGTCGGCGCCCGGGAAGGCCAGACTCTCAACGCCCAGCAGCAAACCCCGTTGATCCTGCGCATCGCCCGCCTGTCGCCGATGACCGTCTGGGCCGAAGTCTCGGAAGCCGACATCGGCCACGTCAAACCGGGCATGACCGCCTACTTCACGACCCTGGCCGGCGGCAGCCGACGCTGGAGCAGCACCGTTCGCCAGATCCTCCCGGTGCCGCCACGTCCGCTGGAAGCCAGCCAGGGTGGCAGCCCCAGCGGTGGGCGCAGCGGCAGCGAACGGGTGGTGCTCTACACCGTGCTGCTCGACGTCGACAACGCCGACCGCGCGCTGATGACCGACATGACTGCCCAGGTGTTTTTCGTCGCCGCCCAAGCCAAGGACGTGCTGACCGTGCCCAGCGCCGCCTTGCAGGACGCCGGCCAGGTGCGGGTATTGGCCGACAATGGCGATGTCCAGCCACGCACCGTTCGCACTGGCGTCAGCGATCGGCTGCGTACCGAGATTGTCGACGGCCTGAGCGAAGGCGATCGGGTGCTGATCGGCCCGGCTACCGGCAGCGGAGGCTGA
- a CDS encoding sigma-70 family RNA polymerase sigma factor, giving the protein MLENYYRELVCFLNARLGNRQAAEDVVHDAYVRVLERASDTPIEQPRAFLYRTALNLVIDRHRRNTLRQVESLEVLDSEERFFTPSPHSSLDHGQRLDMLQRALAELPPLCRESFLLRKLEGLSHPQIAERLGISRALVEKHIVNAMKHCRVRVRQWDAH; this is encoded by the coding sequence ATGTTGGAAAACTACTATCGCGAGCTGGTGTGTTTCCTGAACGCCAGGCTAGGCAACCGCCAGGCGGCCGAGGATGTGGTGCATGACGCCTATGTGCGGGTGCTGGAGCGCGCCAGCGACACCCCCATCGAGCAGCCCCGCGCGTTCCTCTATCGCACGGCATTGAACCTGGTGATCGACAGGCATCGGCGCAACACCCTGCGCCAGGTCGAATCCCTGGAGGTGCTGGACAGCGAAGAGCGTTTCTTCACGCCGTCGCCCCATTCCAGCCTCGACCACGGCCAGCGCCTGGACATGCTCCAGCGTGCCCTGGCCGAGCTGCCGCCGCTGTGCCGCGAGAGCTTCCTGCTGCGCAAGCTCGAAGGTCTGTCCCACCCGCAAATCGCCGAGCGCCTGGGCATTTCCCGGGCACTGGTGGAAAAACACATCGTCAATGCCATGAAGCACTGCCGCGTTCGTGTGCGGCAGTGGGACGCGCATTAA
- a CDS encoding SidA/IucD/PvdA family monooxygenase yields the protein MTQAIASPIVHDLIGIGFGPSNLALAIALRERGPVQGELDVLFLDKQADYRWHGNTLVTQSELQISFLKDLVTLRNPTSPYSFVNYLKHHGRLVDFINLGTFYPCRMEFNDYLRWVAGHFPQQSRYGEEVLRIEPVLHNQQVEALRVISRTAQGEEFVRTTRSLVVSAGGTPRIPDVFKAFKDDGRVFHHSQYLERMAGQPCVSGQPMNIAIIGGGQSAAEAFIDLNDSFPSVQVDMILRGSALKPADDSPFVNEVFSPEFTDLVFQQPHSERERLVNEYHNTNYSVVDIDLIERIYGIFYRQKVSGIARHAFRTLTTVEKATATDAGVELAVRNNATGELTVRCYDAVVLATGYERQMHRTLLEPLTQYLGDFEVDRNYKLITDERCKAAIYMQGFCQASHGLSDTLLSILPVRADEIAGSLYEHGKHRGQARAVPDLHLATA from the coding sequence ATGACTCAGGCAATTGCATCGCCCATCGTTCATGATTTGATCGGCATTGGCTTCGGCCCTTCGAACCTGGCGTTGGCCATCGCGCTGCGGGAGCGGGGGCCGGTCCAGGGTGAACTGGACGTGCTGTTCCTCGACAAGCAGGCCGACTACCGCTGGCACGGCAACACCCTGGTGACCCAGAGCGAGTTGCAGATTTCCTTCCTCAAGGACCTGGTGACCCTGCGCAACCCCACCAGCCCTTATTCATTCGTCAACTACCTCAAGCACCATGGCCGCCTGGTGGACTTCATCAACCTCGGCACCTTCTACCCGTGCCGCATGGAGTTCAATGACTACCTGCGTTGGGTGGCCGGGCACTTCCCCCAACAGAGCCGCTATGGCGAAGAAGTGCTGCGCATCGAGCCGGTGCTGCACAACCAGCAGGTCGAGGCGCTGCGGGTAATTTCCCGCACAGCCCAGGGCGAAGAGTTCGTACGCACCACCCGTTCGCTGGTGGTCAGTGCCGGCGGTACGCCGCGCATTCCCGACGTGTTCAAGGCTTTCAAGGATGATGGGCGGGTGTTCCACCATTCCCAGTACCTGGAGCGCATGGCGGGCCAGCCGTGCGTGAGCGGCCAGCCGATGAACATCGCCATCATCGGTGGCGGGCAGAGCGCGGCAGAGGCCTTCATCGACCTCAACGACAGCTTCCCTTCGGTGCAGGTCGACATGATCCTGCGCGGCTCGGCCCTCAAACCGGCGGACGACAGCCCGTTCGTCAACGAAGTGTTCTCGCCGGAGTTCACCGACCTGGTGTTCCAGCAACCCCACAGCGAGCGCGAGCGCCTGGTCAACGAGTACCACAACACCAACTATTCGGTGGTGGACATCGACCTGATCGAGCGCATCTACGGGATTTTCTATCGCCAGAAAGTCTCCGGCATCGCCCGCCATGCGTTCCGCACCCTCACCACGGTGGAGAAAGCCACGGCCACCGACGCCGGCGTGGAACTGGCGGTGCGCAACAACGCCACCGGTGAGCTGACGGTGCGTTGCTATGACGCCGTGGTGCTGGCCACCGGTTACGAGCGGCAGATGCACCGCACGCTGTTGGAGCCACTGACCCAGTACCTGGGGGATTTCGAGGTGGATCGCAACTACAAGCTGATCACCGACGAGCGCTGCAAGGCGGCGATCTACATGCAGGGCTTCTGCCAGGCCAGCCATGGCCTGAGCGACACCTTGCTGTCGATCCTGCCGGTGCGCGCCGATGAAATCGCCGGCTCGTTGTATGAGCATGGCAAGCATCGTGGGCAAGCGCGCGCAGTGCCCGATCTGCACCTGGCGACGGCATAG
- a CDS encoding transporter substrate-binding domain-containing protein: protein MKLLLRTGLAALLLGSLSVAPQAGAAPETLQVLGRSHASDYSVSLDEADWTWLRQKGTLLLGASAPDDPPFGITGNGRDYEGLTADYAQLLGQLLHVSVQVQRYPSRAESLQALRSGEVDLLGTANGFEASDPDLAMSQAYADDLPTLVARIDDSQDLPTDLAGKRVAMLYHYLPPETVEAFYPDASLQLFPSTLSAIGAVAFGQADVYLGDSISSNYLISKNYLNNVQLADFSRMEVQPFAFAVSRDNVRLLRIVNAALQAIPASERMSILRRWSAGGASMPGQQALHFSVNEQRWLDAHPRIKVAVNENFLPLTFFDEQEHLRGIGADVLARISLRTGLKFDVQRGGSVDDLIGQIKSGKADVLATAIPSTELEDELRFTRPYLTNPFVLVVPARAKGPLTLDQMAGKRLALVRGNVLREFLLEQFPRVQLVTAQNTADAMAMVAAGTADAAINPLISARYMISRQYRDKLQVTSTVGTLPARVALATNRGALELYSILDKALLSISPEEMDELTNRWRSEVVIDDSYWLRNRTTILQGFTVAALLLLVTLGWVIYLRRLLEQLRVAKESADDANRAKTTFVATMSHEIRTPMNAVIGLLELALKKADQGVVDRHAIEVASGAAHGLLDLIGDILDIARIESGRLSLAPQRANLYELIESVVRIFEGLARQKQLRLQRVLDAEVNRDVLIDPLRFKQIVSNLLSNAIKFTDQGEVRLSVHGEPDVEHGRLGICLRVEDTGCGISPDDQRRLFSPFTQAGHNAQSARSGSGLGLVISRTLCEMMGGTLTLCSVVGEGTQVEILLDLPVLDALPAAPSVEVEALVPVRELSILVVDDYPANRLLLSQQLGYLGHRVQEAQNGVEGLHTWRSEHFDVVITDCNMPLMSGYELARAIRDEERAQNLSPGVILGFTANAQPEEKDRCAEAGMDDCLFKPISLRALNACLASVTPDALAPLPSDSIDLTSLDQLTGGDVAAIKALLEELVSSNAEDAARLQHLSTRQDLPGLADLAHRIKGGARIIQAQRLIAACEALERACRGDDTLLLGDAVEDLRQAMENLAQRLETDVARALASAGPRSGPF from the coding sequence ATGAAGCTGCTTTTACGCACAGGCCTGGCGGCGCTGTTGCTGGGCTCATTGAGTGTGGCGCCACAGGCTGGTGCGGCACCCGAGACGTTGCAGGTGCTCGGGCGTTCCCATGCGAGCGACTATTCGGTGTCCCTGGACGAAGCCGATTGGACCTGGCTGCGTCAAAAGGGCACGTTGTTGCTGGGCGCCTCGGCGCCGGATGATCCACCTTTTGGCATCACTGGCAATGGCCGCGACTATGAAGGCCTGACCGCCGACTATGCCCAGTTGCTTGGGCAGTTGCTGCACGTCAGCGTGCAGGTACAGCGTTATCCGTCCCGTGCCGAATCGCTCCAGGCCCTGCGCAGCGGTGAGGTTGACCTGCTCGGCACGGCCAACGGTTTTGAAGCCAGCGACCCGGACCTGGCGATGTCCCAGGCCTATGCCGATGACCTGCCCACCCTCGTAGCCCGCATCGACGACAGCCAGGACTTGCCCACGGATCTGGCGGGCAAACGGGTGGCGATGCTGTATCACTACTTGCCGCCGGAGACGGTCGAGGCGTTTTATCCCGATGCTTCGCTGCAGTTGTTCCCCTCGACCTTGAGCGCCATCGGCGCCGTAGCGTTTGGCCAGGCCGACGTCTATCTGGGGGATTCAATCAGTTCCAATTACCTGATCAGCAAGAATTACCTGAACAATGTTCAACTGGCCGATTTCTCGCGCATGGAAGTGCAGCCGTTCGCCTTTGCCGTCAGCCGCGACAACGTGCGCTTGTTGCGCATCGTCAATGCCGCGTTGCAAGCCATTCCCGCCAGCGAACGCATGAGCATCCTGCGCCGCTGGAGTGCCGGCGGCGCGAGCATGCCGGGTCAGCAGGCGCTACATTTCAGCGTCAATGAGCAGCGCTGGTTGGATGCCCATCCGCGAATCAAGGTGGCAGTCAACGAGAACTTCCTGCCACTGACGTTCTTCGATGAACAGGAGCATTTGCGCGGCATCGGCGCCGATGTGCTGGCCCGGATCAGCTTACGTACCGGTTTGAAATTCGATGTGCAGCGTGGCGGCTCGGTTGACGATTTGATCGGGCAGATCAAGAGTGGCAAGGCCGACGTCCTGGCGACCGCCATACCCAGCACCGAACTCGAAGACGAGTTGCGCTTTACCCGACCGTACCTGACGAACCCGTTCGTGCTGGTGGTGCCTGCTCGGGCCAAGGGCCCGCTGACCCTGGACCAGATGGCTGGCAAGCGCCTGGCGCTGGTGCGTGGCAACGTGTTGCGCGAGTTCCTGCTGGAGCAGTTCCCCCGCGTGCAGTTGGTGACGGCGCAAAACACCGCCGACGCCATGGCCATGGTCGCCGCCGGTACGGCGGACGCGGCGATCAATCCACTGATCAGCGCCCGCTACATGATCTCTCGCCAGTACCGTGACAAGCTGCAGGTCACCAGTACCGTCGGCACCTTGCCCGCGCGCGTTGCGTTGGCCACGAACCGGGGCGCGTTGGAGCTTTATTCGATTCTCGATAAAGCGCTGTTGAGCATTTCTCCCGAAGAGATGGACGAGCTGACCAACCGCTGGCGCAGTGAGGTGGTGATCGACGACAGCTATTGGCTGCGCAACCGCACCACGATTCTCCAGGGGTTCACCGTCGCTGCGCTGCTGTTGCTGGTGACCTTGGGCTGGGTCATTTACTTGCGGCGTCTGCTGGAGCAATTGCGCGTCGCCAAGGAAAGCGCCGACGACGCCAATCGGGCCAAGACCACCTTCGTGGCGACCATGAGCCATGAGATCCGCACGCCGATGAATGCGGTGATTGGCTTGCTGGAACTGGCCCTGAAAAAAGCCGACCAGGGTGTCGTCGATCGGCACGCCATTGAGGTTGCGTCGGGGGCCGCCCATGGCCTGCTGGATCTGATCGGCGACATCCTCGACATTGCCCGCATCGAGTCGGGCCGGCTGTCGCTGGCGCCACAACGGGCCAATTTGTACGAGTTGATCGAGTCGGTTGTGCGGATTTTCGAAGGCCTGGCCCGACAGAAACAGCTGCGTCTGCAACGGGTGCTGGACGCCGAGGTCAACCGTGACGTGTTGATCGACCCGTTGCGCTTCAAGCAGATCGTCTCGAACCTGTTGAGCAACGCCATCAAGTTTACCGACCAGGGCGAGGTGCGCCTGAGTGTGCACGGCGAGCCGGACGTTGAACACGGGCGCCTGGGCATTTGCCTGCGAGTCGAGGACACCGGCTGCGGGATTTCGCCCGATGACCAGCGCCGCCTGTTCAGCCCCTTTACCCAGGCCGGCCATAACGCCCAGTCGGCCCGCAGCGGTTCCGGGCTGGGGTTGGTCATTAGCCGCACGTTATGCGAAATGATGGGCGGCACCCTGACCTTGTGCAGCGTGGTGGGGGAGGGCACGCAGGTCGAGATTCTGCTGGACCTGCCCGTGCTCGACGCCTTGCCGGCAGCGCCATCTGTCGAGGTCGAGGCGCTGGTGCCGGTGCGGGAGCTGAGTATTCTGGTGGTTGACGACTACCCGGCCAATCGCTTGCTGCTGTCCCAGCAACTGGGCTACCTGGGCCATCGTGTCCAGGAGGCGCAGAACGGTGTCGAAGGTCTGCACACCTGGCGCAGCGAACACTTCGATGTGGTCATTACCGACTGCAACATGCCCTTGATGAGCGGCTACGAACTTGCGCGGGCCATTCGCGACGAAGAGCGTGCGCAAAATCTGTCGCCTGGGGTGATCCTGGGATTCACGGCCAATGCCCAGCCTGAGGAAAAGGACCGCTGCGCCGAGGCCGGGATGGACGATTGCTTGTTCAAACCCATCAGTCTTCGGGCGCTCAACGCGTGCCTGGCTTCGGTCACGCCGGATGCGCTGGCGCCCCTGCCCAGCGATAGCATCGACTTGACCAGCCTGGACCAACTGACCGGCGGCGACGTGGCTGCCATCAAGGCACTGCTGGAAGAACTGGTCAGCAGCAATGCCGAAGATGCAGCGCGACTGCAGCACCTGTCCACCCGACAAGACTTGCCGGGCCTTGCGGACCTGGCGCACCGGATCAAGGGCGGGGCGCGGATCATCCAGGCGCAACGCCTGATCGCCGCTTGCGAGGCGCTGGAAAGGGCTTGTCGGGGAGACGACACGTTGCTGCTCGGCGACGCCGTGGAAGATCTTCGCCAAGCCATGGAAAACCTGGCGCAACGACTGGAAACCGATGTGGCGAGGGCGCTGGCTTCCGCTGGGCCGCGAAGCGGACCCTTCTGA
- a CDS encoding response regulator: MPNKALRILIADPHHAHRIVLERLFNQQGYFRIVPVSHVQELLTLVEYGSEPFDLIVVNAGLASGALDLHDFVIYNPQVRHGMIYNAQPASLSSVPVARRSSMHLSQAPLPDLASLRRLMEQVDPQANESPQPWTRALRQGRGC, from the coding sequence ATGCCGAACAAAGCCCTCCGTATCCTGATTGCCGACCCACACCATGCTCATCGAATCGTGCTGGAGCGCCTGTTCAATCAACAGGGCTATTTCCGGATTGTTCCCGTGAGCCATGTGCAGGAGTTGCTGACGCTGGTGGAGTACGGCAGCGAGCCCTTCGACCTGATTGTCGTCAATGCCGGGCTGGCAAGCGGGGCGTTGGACTTGCACGATTTTGTTATCTATAACCCACAGGTTCGTCACGGGATGATTTACAACGCGCAACCGGCCAGTCTGTCGTCGGTGCCGGTCGCGCGCCGATCGAGCATGCACCTGAGCCAGGCGCCACTGCCTGACCTTGCCTCCCTGCGGCGCCTGATGGAGCAGGTCGACCCTCAAGCCAACGAGTCGCCGCAACCGTGGACGCGCGCCCTCAGGCAGGGCCGTGGATGCTGA
- a CDS encoding response regulator transcription factor, with amino-acid sequence MAPVPFVMTWGIALKDVLIVDDHPVIRGALRLVCQNEAFTHIRDASGVSDARTLIKEAAPDLVILDLVMNGFDGLDLLVWIMAQFPECSVLVFTSQDAQHFCNRCISAGARGFVTKKSDLKELTKAIQALKSGYAYFPQMSVRLDFQQRSEQQALESLSTRELSILRMLAMGMRGKDIAENLFLSPKTVSTYKTRLLEKLGLQSLVGLSEFAKRNHL; translated from the coding sequence ATGGCACCGGTGCCGTTTGTAATGACCTGGGGAATTGCCTTGAAAGACGTGTTGATCGTGGACGACCACCCTGTGATACGAGGGGCGTTGCGGCTTGTTTGCCAGAATGAGGCGTTCACCCACATCAGGGACGCCAGCGGCGTGTCCGATGCCAGGACCCTCATCAAGGAGGCTGCGCCAGACCTGGTGATCCTGGACCTGGTGATGAATGGTTTCGATGGCCTGGACCTGCTGGTCTGGATCATGGCCCAGTTCCCTGAGTGCAGCGTGCTGGTGTTCACCTCCCAGGATGCGCAGCATTTCTGCAACCGCTGCATTTCGGCCGGGGCGCGGGGCTTTGTGACCAAGAAAAGCGATCTCAAGGAACTGACCAAGGCCATCCAGGCCTTGAAGTCCGGTTATGCCTATTTTCCACAGATGTCCGTCAGGCTGGATTTTCAGCAGCGCAGCGAACAGCAGGCGCTGGAAAGCCTCTCCACCCGTGAGTTGTCCATCCTGCGCATGCTGGCCATGGGCATGCGCGGCAAGGACATCGCCGAAAACCTGTTCCTGAGCCCAAAAACCGTCAGCACCTACAAGACTCGCCTGTTGGAAAAACTCGGCTTGCAATCCCTGGTGGGGTTGTCGGAGTTCGCCAAGCGCAATCACCTCTAA